The segment GTGGCGGCGGTGCGGGCGGCGTTCGATGGCTACGACGTGACCACTGGTGTGCGCGCGCTGACCGAGTTCGTCGTCGACGATCTGTCGAACTGGTGGGTGCGGCTCAATCGTGGTCGCTTCTGGGCGCCTGGCCGCGAGGCCGATCCGTCGGCGGTGGCCACCATGCGCGAGACGCTGGTCTCGGTGTCGCGCCTGCTCGCCCCGGCGGCGCCGTTCGCCAGCGACTGGCTCCACCGGGCGATGACGGGAACCTCCGTGCACCTGGCGCCGTTCCCGGTGGATGCTGGCCGCCTGGACCCGGCGCTCGACCGGGCCATGGACGGCATCCGGCGCCTGGCCTCGCTCGGCCGTGCGGCGCGGGAGACGGCATCGCTTCGGGTCCGGCAGCCGCTGGCCACGATCCGCGTCGCCGTCCCGGTCGAGGTGCGCGGCGCCGACTTCGACGCGTTGATTCCGCTGCTGCAGGGCGAGACCAACGTCAAGCGTGTCGAGATCGTGACGTCGGACGCCGATCTTGTCCGACTGCGCGGCAAGCCGAACTTCCGGACCTTGGGCAAGCGCTTCGGTGCCGAAGTGAAGGGAGTCGCCGCGTCGGTGGCGCTGCTCACCGCCGACCAACTGCGTGCGCTCGAGCAAGGCGAGACCGTCACCGCCGATTACACGCTCCTCCCCGAGGACGTGACCATCGAGCGCGAAGTGGTCACCGACTGGCCGGTGGCGAGTGCCGGGCCGTTCGTGGTGGCGCTCGATCCGGTCGTGACGCCGGCGCTGGCCCAGGAAGGGCTCGCCCGCGAGCTGGTGAGTCGCGTCCAGCGGCTCCGGAAGGATGCCGGCTTTGCGGTGAGCGCGCGTATCGCGCTCTCGTTGACGGGGGATGCCGCATTGCTCGACGCGGCGCGGGTGCATCAGGAGTACATCGCCGGCGAGACGCTGGCGCGCGAGTTCACGATCGGGGAGGCCGCGACGGAGCCCGATCGGCAGGAGGCATTCGAAGTCGAGGGACACGCTGGCGCACTCGCGGTACGCCAGCTCGGGAACGGCCGGACCCATTCCGGCCCCGCACAGGTGAACGCATCGTGACCAAGACCCAGCTCAAGCATCTCGAGGGGCGGCTCCTGGAGGAGCGCGCGCGCGTCATGAAGGAACTCGGCTACTACGACGAGCAGTTCAACAACACGCTGCAGGGCGCCGACGGCGACCTCTCGTCGTATTCGCTCCACATGGCCGATCAGGGCACCGATGCCATGGAACGCGAGAAGCAGTTCCTGATGGCCTCCAAGGAAGGCCGCTACCTGTGGCACCTCAACGAGGCGCTCCGCCGGCTGTACAACAGCCCCGCGAACTTCGGCAAGTGCCATCAGTGCGGCGCGCTGATCGACTTCGAACGGCTCGACGCACTGCCCCACGCCCGACTCTGCATCTCCTGCAAGGAGAAGGAAGAGGATGCCAAGAAGCGCTGATCGCCGGGTCCCGTTCTGGGGCGTGCTTGCCGTCACCGTGCTGCTCGACCGGATCACCAAGATGATCGCGGAGAGCCGTCTGGTGTGGGGCGACGCGCCCATCCCGGTCATCGGGGACTTCACCCGATGGCGGCTGGTGTACAACACCGGCGCCGCCTTCGGGCTCCATCTCGGCAGCTATTCGCGCTGGGCCTTCATGCTGATCGCCTGCGTCGCTGTCGTCGTGCTGTACAAGATGTGGCGGGAGGCCGACGTGGCCGACCGCTTCCGTCAGCTCGCCCTCGCCTTCGTGGCGGGTGGCGCGGTCGGCAACCTCATCGATCGCGTCCTCTCGGCGCGCGGGGTGGTCGACTTCATCGACATGGGGATCGGCGAAGGATTGCGCTGGCCGACCTACAATGTCGCCGACATTGCTGTCACCTGCGGGGCGCTGGCCCTCGCGATTTCTCTCTGGCGCGAGGATGCGCGGCGCGCTCCCGCGCCGACCGCCTAGGCGGTCAGGCCCGGTCGTGGAATTCTCCGTCGTCCCAGTGCAGGCAGAGCGGCTCGACCGCTATCTCGCCGATCAGTTGCAACTCTCGCGCACGGTGGCGGCGCGCATCGTCGCCGCCGGTCACATTCGCTGCGGCGCCAAGGTGCTCCGTGCGTCGCATCTCCTGGCGCGCGGCGACGTCGTCACGGTCGACATTCCCGAGACCGAGGAACCGCGGCG is part of the Gemmatimonadota bacterium genome and harbors:
- a CDS encoding TraR/DksA C4-type zinc finger protein → MTKTQLKHLEGRLLEERARVMKELGYYDEQFNNTLQGADGDLSSYSLHMADQGTDAMEREKQFLMASKEGRYLWHLNEALRRLYNSPANFGKCHQCGALIDFERLDALPHARLCISCKEKEEDAKKR
- the lspA gene encoding signal peptidase II; its protein translation is MPRSADRRVPFWGVLAVTVLLDRITKMIAESRLVWGDAPIPVIGDFTRWRLVYNTGAAFGLHLGSYSRWAFMLIACVAVVVLYKMWREADVADRFRQLALAFVAGGAVGNLIDRVLSARGVVDFIDMGIGEGLRWPTYNVADIAVTCGALALAISLWREDARRAPAPTA